GGCCGGTCGGCGGCGGCGAGCGCGCCGGCCGCTGCTGGCACGACATCGTTCGGATCGCTCACCGCGCTCACGCCATGCCCGGCGCGGGGCATCGGCATCGGGGGAGCCACGCTGGGCCCTCGGCGTCGCCGCCTCCGTCGCCGCGAACGTCCTCCACGCCCGACCGAACCCAATCAGCCAGCTCATCGCCGCATGGCCACCCCTCGCACTGCTCCTCACCGTCGAACTGATCTCCCGCGTCCCTCACCACCGCCGTACCCTGGGAGTCATACGCATCGCCGCCACCGCCGCCACCGCCGTCATCGCCACCTGGCTGTCGTACTGGCATCTCGTCGGCGTCGCCGCCCGCCACGGCGAAACCGATGCCGGCGCCGCCTACCTGCTGCCCATATCCGTCGACGGCCTCGTCATCGTCGCCAGCGTCAGCCTCGTCGAACTCACCGCCAGGATCCGCGCCACCATCCCAGAACGAGGCATGCCGTCGGCTGCCACGGCGCCCACCGAATTCGCACGTCCATCCGACCCAGGTCCGGCGCCAGAAGCCATCGCCAACCTCACCGTCGAGCCGGCGCGGCCAATTGCCCCTCTTGTCCGCAGATCCCACCGACGTCACCCCCAGGCCGACAACACCGGCGTCACACCCAGCAGGGCCAACAGCCTCGACCGCGCACCCGCAGCCGTGAAGACAACACGCGGGAGGTGATGCGGACGAGCGACAAGCGACCGATGCCTCTTGGCGGCGGCAGCCCACGGAACAGCCGCCGGGTCCCTCAGATGACAGCCCGCCAGACAAGGCGCCCTCGAACACCGCAGCCGCCGTGGCCTACTGGCATCACCGCGACCCCGACCTTCGCCCAGCCCAGATCGCCGAGCGGATCCGCCGATCCGAACGCACCGTCCGCCGTCACTGGCCACCACCACCGCCGTCCGTCGGACTGATGACCATGGACGGCACCGCAAAGCGCGACCCAACGACGAAAAGGGCCGGTCTCTGTCTCGGGGCTCGGCGCGAGCGGCGCGTGGAACCGTCCGATCGCCAGGCAGACTCGTTGATCAACCCGGGCCGGGCCGGATCGCGGCCTTCTGTCTGGCTATGACGGACGAGATGGGCTCCACCGGGACGGCCAAACTGGCCCCCCGCAGGCGCTGACTGTCGCTGCTATCGGCTACCGAACGTAGTCTGCCCTGGTGCTTACCGAGCGGCGATTGGCGCCGACCCGCGCGTTGTCTGCGGCAGATCCGGATGCTCTCCCAGCACGACTCCAGCGGAGTGGTCTGGCGAGTCCAGACGAAGTGCCAAGCTTTGAAAGCAGTGGATGATCGACAGCCAAGAGCGTTTTCGGCGGTGGCTGCCATCGGCGGGGTGCCAGGCACGGTCGCTCCTACTGCCAGCGCAGGGGACTCCGGTGCGACCGCCGGGCCGTCCCCGACGCCACCCCCGACACCGACCGTGGGCACGGCTGCCGTGAGATCCCTACCTTGAAGGTCCTGACGATCTCCACCGGCATCGACATCCCACACGCCGCTCAAGCGCTGCAGATCCGCCGCCGCAGGCGGCGCCTGGACCAGCCGAAACGCCTTCACCACCGAGACTGT
This sequence is a window from Micromonospora sp. NBRC 110009. Protein-coding genes within it:
- a CDS encoding DUF2637 domain-containing protein, which gives rise to MSYWHLVGVAARHGETDAGAAYLLPISVDGLVIVASVSLVELTARIRATIPERGMPSAATAPTEFARPSDPGPAPEAIANLTVEPARPIAPLVRRSHRRHPQADNTGVTPSRANSLDRAPAAVKTTRGR